Proteins encoded in a region of the Temnothorax longispinosus isolate EJ_2023e unplaced genomic scaffold, Tlon_JGU_v1 HiC_scaffold_879, whole genome shotgun sequence genome:
- the LOC139825069 gene encoding uncharacterized protein: MRLHEFLAVTHDREKLINYLIEHHLINKEIQCPKCNNKLIIDTSNVRFRCRKTHYEKNSSKKYVKKQCQFQTSAKCDTWFSKSKLSLETACRLTAYFIMLRPPRHRFLCTELQLSDHSVVDWISFCREVCIYWAEKNSTKLGGFNKIVEIDEAKIGKRKYNRGRIIEGKWIFGGYERDSTKIFLVAVPDRTEKTLLEIIKEWILPGTTIMSDCWKSYNCLNNEGFQHLTVNHSMNFVDPDTGAHTQHIERVWREVRANIIPRYGTRTSHLVGYLAEYLFKRVHDYEDRLSGFFCTIAEMYPPKIPGEAEADVSEASTSAT; this comes from the exons ATGAGACTGCACGAGTTTCTCGCCGTAACACACGATAgagaaaagttaattaattatttaatcgagcatcatttaattaataaagaaatacagtgtccaaaatgtaataataaattaataattgatacaaGTAATGTCAGATTTCGATGCCGGAAAAcacattatgaaaaaaattccagcaaaaaatatgtaaaaaaacaatgtcaGTTCCAAACAAGTGCAAAATGTGATACGTGGTTTAGCAAGTCAAAGTTAAGCTTAGAAACCGCATGCCGACTGACAGCATACTTTATAATGTTACGGCCTCCGCGACATCGATTTTTGTGCACGGAGTTACAACTTTCCGATCATTCGGTTGTTGATTGGATTTCCTTTTGCCGAGAA GTTTGCATATACTGGGCCGAAAAAAATTCGACTAAACTTGGAGGCTTCAacaaaattgttgaaatagACGAGGCTAAAATCGGCAAAAGGAAATACAACCGTGGCCGAATTATCGAAGGGAAATGGATCTTCGGTGGATATGAACGCGattcaacaaaaatatttcttgttgCGGTTCCGGATCGTACAGAAAAAACTTTGCTGGAAATCATAAAGGAGTGGATCCTACCTGGGACGACGATAATGTCAGATTGTTGGAAGTCttacaattgtttaaacaatgaaGGCTTCCAACATCTGACCGTTAATCATTCCATGAATTTCGTCGACCCAGATACTG gaGCCCACACCCAGCACATAGAACGCGTTTGGAGAGAGGTAAGAGCTAATATTATCCCACGGTACGGAACACGTACTTCACACTTGGTGGGATATTTAGCTGAATATCTCTTCAAACGCGTTCATGATTACGAAGATCGGTTGAGCGGTTTTTTCTGTACGATTGCGGAAATGTATCCACCGAAGATCCCTGGTGAAGCTGAAGCAGATGTCTCGGAGGCTTCTACAAGTGCAACTTAA